A window of the Streptomyces luomodiensis genome harbors these coding sequences:
- a CDS encoding helix-turn-helix domain-containing protein, producing the protein MDVGSARVDIGSILRGARCAARLTQAQVGQACGYSASAVSRIESGRMRLDHAVLVRFAAFLHLPLDRLIATPVPGGPMVDTVECPSGEEDAVRRRELLTGALAAGATAVVGTAPAGAASGPFDPAAGLEDALFRLPSAAPVPPARLVQQAAAARSDFCAARYTSLGRALPGLLAAASATRDASSGRAREQVSMVLARAYVLAAELALKQHNDAAWVAADRALTAARDSGHPVPIGESSRVLAITMRRSGRCPAAVRLLTQEAADLDVDRSSTGAVRTTLLLTAAYTAATSRDRATALGLLDEAQEETERRQAVPGLFTVDAGQTQVDVYRIGVLNALGTPDEGVKVAARLNIDRMPTAERRARAWTDTARMWHALGDHPQTFAALRKVEQEAPQEVRRPALRALTADLLYLPARVPGVREFAARTGALPS; encoded by the coding sequence ATGGACGTTGGTTCGGCGAGAGTTGACATCGGGTCGATCCTTCGTGGCGCCCGCTGCGCCGCCCGCCTCACCCAGGCGCAAGTCGGCCAAGCGTGTGGCTACTCCGCGTCGGCCGTCTCCCGGATCGAGTCCGGTCGCATGCGGCTCGACCACGCCGTGCTGGTGCGGTTCGCGGCGTTCTTGCACCTCCCACTCGACCGGCTGATCGCGACTCCTGTGCCGGGCGGACCCATGGTCGATACCGTGGAGTGTCCATCGGGCGAGGAGGATGCGGTGCGTCGTAGGGAACTGCTCACCGGTGCGTTGGCGGCCGGGGCAACGGCCGTTGTAGGCACCGCACCAGCCGGTGCCGCGTCCGGCCCCTTCGACCCGGCGGCCGGCCTCGAGGACGCTCTCTTCCGGCTCCCCTCTGCTGCCCCGGTTCCGCCGGCCCGCCTCGTCCAGCAGGCAGCGGCCGCACGATCGGACTTCTGCGCCGCTCGCTACACCTCTCTCGGTCGCGCGCTCCCGGGCCTGCTCGCCGCGGCCTCGGCGACGCGGGACGCGTCGAGCGGGCGGGCGCGCGAGCAGGTGAGCATGGTGCTCGCGCGGGCATATGTGCTGGCTGCCGAGTTGGCGCTCAAACAGCACAACGACGCGGCCTGGGTGGCTGCCGACCGTGCGCTGACCGCGGCCCGGGACAGCGGCCACCCGGTTCCGATCGGTGAGTCCTCTCGGGTGCTCGCGATCACCATGCGGCGCTCGGGACGGTGCCCGGCCGCGGTGCGGCTGCTCACCCAGGAGGCGGCCGATTTGGATGTGGACCGGTCCTCGACCGGGGCGGTGCGTACGACGCTGCTGCTGACAGCCGCGTACACAGCGGCCACCAGCAGGGACCGCGCCACGGCGCTGGGCCTGCTGGACGAGGCCCAGGAGGAGACGGAGCGGCGCCAGGCGGTACCGGGACTGTTCACCGTGGACGCCGGCCAGACACAGGTGGACGTGTACCGGATCGGCGTGCTCAACGCACTCGGCACGCCTGACGAGGGCGTGAAGGTCGCCGCACGGCTGAACATCGACCGCATGCCGACGGCGGAGCGCCGTGCCCGCGCCTGGACGGATACGGCCCGCATGTGGCATGCCCTCGGCGACCATCCGCAGACCTTCGCGGCGCTCCGCAAGGTGGAGCAGGAGGCGCCACAGGAAGTGCGGCGGCCAGCACTGCGTGCCCTGACGGCGGACCTGCTGTACCTGCCCGCCCGCGTGCCGGGCGTGCGGGAATTCGCGGCCCGCACCGGGGCCCTGCCCAGCTGA
- the tgmA gene encoding putative ATP-grasp-modified RiPP encodes MTRPAADRAFPTACGEPHSPGSPRCLAHPPESRRDDHDDDQQALTAPPPGTGHPAYTQSLPCTEESVRIARLSVAATLRAWGLDALVDDARLIASELATNAIVHTVRSIPDPEQRGCFRVKVERPGDHLLRISTFDRSRAVPRVVHASETAESGRGMAVVEAVASRWGIDPKPWGKGVWAECTIPERPTPVRPWGLRRLGPYPAAAEMPFTTVTIDPDSQTGVFRDRDGLVVEMGKHGTSSATSTSTVTNLDSRNDAGSDQDSQQD; translated from the coding sequence ATGACACGCCCGGCGGCAGACCGGGCATTCCCAACGGCATGCGGCGAGCCCCATTCCCCGGGGTCTCCACGGTGCCTGGCCCACCCACCGGAAAGCCGACGAGATGACCACGATGATGATCAGCAAGCCCTCACCGCTCCCCCCCCCGGAACCGGGCATCCGGCCTACACTCAGTCGCTCCCCTGCACCGAGGAGTCCGTGCGCATCGCGCGGCTGTCCGTCGCCGCCACCCTGCGCGCCTGGGGGCTGGACGCCTTGGTGGACGACGCCCGCTTGATCGCCTCGGAACTGGCCACCAACGCGATCGTGCACACCGTCCGCTCGATCCCCGACCCCGAGCAGCGCGGCTGCTTCCGCGTCAAGGTCGAACGCCCCGGCGATCACCTCCTGCGCATTTCCACGTTCGACCGGTCCCGCGCCGTCCCGCGCGTCGTCCATGCGAGCGAAACCGCTGAGTCCGGGCGCGGCATGGCCGTGGTGGAGGCCGTCGCCTCCCGGTGGGGCATCGATCCCAAGCCGTGGGGCAAAGGCGTATGGGCGGAGTGCACCATCCCGGAGCGGCCCACCCCGGTCCGCCCTTGGGGCCTGCGCCGACTCGGTCCGTACCCCGCGGCGGCAGAGATGCCGTTCACCACCGTCACCATCGATCCGGACTCCCAGACCGGCGTGTTCCGCGACCGTGACGGCTTGGTGGTCGAGATGGGCAAGCACGGCACCAGCTCCGCCACCTCGACATCGACCGTGACAAACCTGGACTCGCGCAACGACGCGGGCTCCGACCAGGACTCCCAGCAGGACTGA
- the dacB gene encoding D-alanyl-D-alanine carboxypeptidase/D-alanyl-D-alanine endopeptidase, with translation MSRPMNRRTSGWIWPLVIGLACTLTWSSPAGADAARAGLGDALDTVLADPLLKGGAAGVVVADADSGAVLYRHRPDDRLMPASNTKLFTSAAAMGLLGPGHRFRTDVLTDGSRRGHTLRGDLYLRGTGDPTMLAADYDRLAKSVADAGITEVTGRLIADDTRFDAQRVGRSWAADDESSYYAAQISALTLAPDTDYDAGSVIVEVTPGAAPGDRPKTTVTPPNAYVRIDNRATTGSGGLTVERRHGTNTITVSGALPAGAATVKEWVSVWEPTGYAASVFADALHRHGVRVAGPTRLGRATPADARALAAHRSMPLKELLIPFMKLSNNIHAEALTKAIGYEAAGRGTWDAGLDAIADWLKKQGVDAGAVRQVDGSGLSRMDNIAAGRLSELLLSVRDEPWYADWYASLPVACAPDRFVGGTLRSRMCDTPAAGNARGKTGSLTGASALSGYVTDADGRELVYSVVLNNYLAESVKSLEDAIVVTLAKSGEGHAEAVAPRTVRDATAGAADAGRECAWAKPRRC, from the coding sequence ATGAGCAGACCCATGAACCGTCGTACGAGCGGCTGGATCTGGCCCCTCGTCATCGGACTCGCCTGCACGCTCACCTGGAGCTCACCGGCCGGTGCCGACGCCGCCCGCGCCGGGCTCGGCGACGCCCTCGACACCGTGCTCGCCGACCCCCTGCTGAAGGGCGGTGCGGCCGGGGTGGTGGTCGCCGACGCCGACTCCGGCGCGGTGCTCTACCGGCACCGGCCGGACGACCGGCTGATGCCCGCCTCCAACACCAAGCTGTTCACCTCGGCCGCCGCCATGGGGCTGCTCGGCCCCGGCCACCGCTTCCGCACCGATGTCCTGACCGACGGCTCCCGCCGCGGCCATACGCTCCGGGGTGATCTGTATCTGCGGGGCACCGGCGACCCCACGATGCTCGCCGCGGACTACGACCGCCTGGCCAAGAGCGTCGCCGACGCGGGCATCACCGAGGTCACCGGGCGGCTGATCGCCGACGACACCCGGTTCGACGCACAGCGGGTGGGCCGCTCCTGGGCGGCCGACGACGAGTCCTCGTACTACGCGGCGCAGATCTCCGCCCTGACCCTCGCCCCCGACACCGACTACGACGCGGGCAGCGTCATCGTGGAGGTCACCCCGGGCGCGGCCCCCGGCGACCGGCCGAAGACCACCGTCACCCCGCCGAACGCCTACGTACGGATCGACAACCGCGCCACCACCGGAAGCGGCGGCCTCACGGTCGAACGGCGGCACGGCACCAACACCATCACCGTCAGCGGCGCCCTTCCCGCCGGGGCGGCGACCGTCAAGGAATGGGTCAGCGTCTGGGAGCCGACCGGCTATGCCGCCTCGGTCTTCGCCGACGCGCTCCACCGGCACGGCGTACGCGTGGCCGGGCCCACCCGCCTGGGCAGGGCCACCCCGGCGGACGCCCGCGCGCTCGCCGCACACCGCTCCATGCCGCTCAAGGAGCTGCTGATCCCCTTCATGAAGCTGTCGAACAACATCCACGCCGAAGCCCTCACCAAGGCCATCGGCTATGAGGCGGCCGGGCGCGGCACCTGGGACGCGGGCCTGGACGCGATCGCCGACTGGCTGAAGAAGCAAGGGGTGGACGCCGGCGCGGTGCGCCAGGTCGACGGCTCGGGGCTGTCCCGGATGGACAACATCGCGGCCGGGCGCCTCAGCGAGCTGCTGCTGTCGGTGCGTGACGAACCCTGGTACGCCGACTGGTACGCCTCGCTGCCGGTGGCCTGCGCCCCGGACCGGTTCGTGGGCGGCACCCTGCGCTCGCGGATGTGCGACACCCCGGCGGCGGGCAACGCCCGCGGCAAGACCGGCTCCCTGACCGGCGCCTCCGCGCTGTCCGGCTATGTCACCGACGCGGACGGCAGGGAGCTGGTCTACAGCGTGGTCCTCAACAACTACCTCGCGGAGTCGGTGAAGAGCCTGGAGGACGCGATCGTGGTGACGCTCGCGAAGTCCGGCGAGGGCCATGCGGAGGCGGTGGCGCCACGTACGGTACGGGACGCCACCGCCGGCGCGGCCGACGCCGGACGCGAATGCGCCTGGGCCAAGCCCCGCCGCTGCTGA
- a CDS encoding TetR/AcrR family transcriptional regulator, with amino-acid sequence MTAAAPSALRESLRERKKRRTRQALIDTALELFTQRGFGGVTLDELCEEVEVSKRTFFRTFTSKEDVAMAPDQDLWRAFLGELETAEPDGLPVVELGRDALLAALERMDDEGWTRRLLLSRRLAERTPSMGAHGLQFCEATTQQALEILHRRFGLGAPGDLRPRLAVDMLIAAFRGAVAGWVAQAEKADGTEGASRTRDEPPPRHDLAARLREAIAALPESLALTTTSA; translated from the coding sequence GTGACTGCCGCTGCCCCCTCCGCACTGCGCGAATCACTGCGCGAACGCAAGAAGCGGCGCACCCGCCAGGCGCTGATCGACACCGCGCTGGAACTGTTCACCCAGCGCGGCTTCGGCGGGGTGACGCTGGATGAGCTGTGCGAGGAGGTGGAGGTCTCCAAGCGCACCTTCTTCCGCACCTTCACCAGCAAGGAAGACGTCGCGATGGCCCCCGACCAGGACCTGTGGCGGGCCTTCCTGGGGGAGTTGGAGACCGCGGAGCCGGACGGGCTGCCGGTGGTGGAGCTGGGGCGGGACGCGCTGCTGGCCGCGCTGGAGCGGATGGACGACGAGGGGTGGACCCGGCGGCTGCTGCTCAGCCGGCGGCTGGCCGAGCGGACGCCCTCGATGGGCGCGCACGGTTTGCAGTTCTGCGAGGCCACCACGCAGCAGGCGCTGGAGATCCTGCACCGCCGGTTCGGCCTCGGGGCGCCGGGCGACCTCCGGCCGCGGCTGGCGGTGGACATGCTGATCGCCGCGTTCCGCGGTGCGGTGGCGGGCTGGGTGGCCCAAGCCGAAAAGGCCGACGGGACGGAGGGCGCGAGCCGTACGCGGGATGAGCCCCCACCCCGCCACGACCTGGCCGCCCGCCTCCGCGAGGCGATAGCCGCCCTCCCCGAAAGCCTCGCGCTCACGACCACGTCCGCCTGA
- a CDS encoding zinc-binding dehydrogenase, producing the protein MRALLVDHSAPSGLRLGETADPQPAPHQALVRVTATSLNYGEVAHRTEAPDGTVLGWDAAGVIERAAADGSGPAAGTPVVTLGADGGWAELRAVDTTMLGVQPAAADPGAISTIPVAGGSALRALRRIGDTLGRRILVTGATGGVGRYAVQLARLGGAHVIATTGDPDAHGDDLRALGAHEVIAGPEELGEPVHGVVDMVGGPQLVAAYDHLAAHGTLVSVGHVAGRPEVFPFGALYGNEGRHNRSIVTFYLLDRPDIGPDLGWLAQRVAAGDLDPQIAWRGGWNRAEEAVAALLERRLHGKAVLDIA; encoded by the coding sequence ATGCGCGCCCTGCTCGTTGACCACTCCGCCCCCTCCGGCCTGCGCCTCGGCGAAACCGCCGACCCCCAACCCGCCCCGCATCAGGCCCTGGTCCGGGTGACCGCCACCTCCCTCAACTACGGCGAGGTGGCCCACCGGACCGAGGCCCCCGACGGCACGGTGCTGGGCTGGGACGCCGCCGGGGTAATCGAGCGCGCGGCCGCCGACGGCTCCGGCCCAGCCGCCGGAACCCCGGTCGTCACCCTGGGCGCGGACGGCGGCTGGGCGGAGCTGCGCGCGGTGGACACCACCATGCTCGGCGTCCAGCCCGCCGCCGCCGACCCCGGCGCGATCAGCACCATCCCGGTCGCGGGCGGCAGCGCCCTGCGCGCCCTGCGCCGCATCGGCGACACCCTCGGCCGGCGCATCCTCGTCACCGGCGCCACCGGCGGGGTCGGCCGCTACGCCGTCCAGCTCGCCCGGCTCGGCGGCGCCCACGTCATCGCCACCACCGGCGACCCGGACGCCCACGGCGACGACCTGCGGGCGCTGGGCGCGCACGAGGTGATCGCGGGACCGGAGGAGCTCGGCGAGCCGGTGCACGGAGTAGTGGACATGGTCGGCGGACCGCAGCTGGTAGCGGCGTACGACCATCTCGCGGCCCACGGCACCCTGGTCTCCGTCGGCCATGTGGCGGGCCGGCCCGAGGTCTTCCCGTTCGGCGCCCTCTACGGCAACGAAGGCCGCCACAACCGCTCGATCGTCACCTTCTACCTGCTGGACCGCCCCGACATCGGCCCGGATCTCGGCTGGCTCGCGCAACGCGTCGCGGCGGGCGACCTCGACCCCCAGATCGCCTGGCGCGGCGGCTGGAACCGCGCCGAGGAGGCCGTCGCCGCCCTGCTGGAGCGCCGCCTGCACGGCAAGGCGGTCCTGGACATCGCCTGA
- a CDS encoding DUF3592 domain-containing protein: protein MGTPAAEALCITIGLFLYACAVRDARLVRRLRREGVRTEGLVVANVVDRRSGNSPQTPVVRFHDHQGYEVEFTTAIQGVGMGLATGRRVGVVYLPDNSRKARVWMRRQLVGPAVGMTLIGTLFLGFGLLIAFS, encoded by the coding sequence ATGGGCACTCCCGCGGCCGAGGCGCTGTGCATCACGATCGGGCTATTCCTCTACGCCTGCGCCGTGCGCGATGCCCGCCTGGTGCGACGGCTGCGTCGCGAGGGGGTCCGTACGGAGGGGCTGGTCGTCGCCAACGTCGTGGACCGCCGGAGCGGGAACTCGCCCCAGACGCCGGTCGTCCGGTTCCACGACCACCAGGGCTACGAGGTGGAGTTCACGACCGCGATCCAGGGCGTCGGGATGGGGCTGGCGACCGGCCGGAGAGTGGGCGTGGTGTACCTCCCGGACAACTCGCGGAAGGCCCGGGTGTGGATGCGGCGCCAGCTGGTGGGCCCGGCGGTGGGCATGACCCTGATCGGCACGCTCTTCCTCGGCTTCGGCCTGCTGATCGCTTTCAGCTGA
- the tgmC gene encoding ATP-grasp peptide maturase system methyltransferase codes for MMPDTATERRALADRLQEAGVLTHPTWRAAVEAVPRELFLQPGVFLPTDGEHWRPVTALGTDPKEWSKIAYRDESLVTQLDGHLTADQAAEPVPGVPTSSSTTPVTVIDMIEALDIEDGHTVLEIGTGTGYSTALMCHRLGEDNVTTIEVDPGVSARADAALEAAGYSTWTVTGDGLLGHPRRAPYDHVIATCAVRRIPHTWVRQTKPGGTILTTLAPGSWAYGTGLAKVAVNDDGTAEGRIIGESSFMQARSQAAVPLAGDLSARIAYADSEREAKVAPTLLEEWMPAFLAQLATPGAQLVRAARGDGTRQLYVFDTGRESFAEFTENGSGWAVRQGGPLALWDDIEHALTAWQAAGRPDISTVRLRVTPSSHTYWIDDRPALRWEHRLVCGRRR; via the coding sequence ATGATGCCCGACACCGCGACTGAACGGCGCGCCCTCGCCGACCGGCTCCAGGAGGCCGGAGTCCTCACCCATCCGACGTGGCGCGCAGCGGTCGAGGCCGTACCCCGTGAACTGTTCCTCCAGCCCGGCGTGTTCCTGCCCACCGACGGCGAACACTGGCGGCCCGTCACCGCGCTCGGCACCGACCCGAAGGAATGGTCCAAGATCGCCTATCGCGACGAGTCCCTGGTGACGCAATTGGACGGGCACCTCACCGCCGACCAGGCCGCCGAACCTGTCCCTGGCGTGCCTACGTCATCCTCCACCACGCCTGTGACGGTCATCGACATGATCGAAGCCCTGGACATCGAGGACGGTCACACCGTGCTGGAGATCGGCACCGGTACCGGCTACTCCACCGCCCTGATGTGCCACCGGCTCGGCGAGGACAACGTCACCACGATCGAAGTGGACCCGGGCGTGTCGGCCCGTGCGGATGCCGCCTTGGAGGCCGCCGGATACTCCACATGGACCGTGACCGGTGACGGGCTCCTCGGCCACCCCCGCCGCGCCCCCTACGACCATGTCATCGCCACGTGCGCGGTACGCCGTATCCCCCACACCTGGGTACGCCAGACCAAGCCGGGCGGCACCATTCTCACCACGCTAGCCCCCGGCTCATGGGCGTACGGCACCGGCCTCGCCAAGGTCGCCGTGAACGACGACGGTACGGCCGAGGGGCGGATCATCGGGGAGTCGTCGTTCATGCAGGCGCGCTCGCAGGCCGCCGTACCGCTCGCCGGGGACCTGTCGGCGCGGATCGCCTACGCCGACAGCGAGCGCGAGGCGAAGGTGGCGCCGACGCTGCTGGAGGAGTGGATGCCCGCCTTCCTCGCCCAGCTCGCCACGCCCGGCGCCCAGCTCGTGCGCGCCGCCAGGGGCGATGGCACTCGGCAACTCTACGTGTTCGACACCGGCCGCGAATCGTTCGCCGAGTTCACTGAGAACGGCTCGGGCTGGGCAGTCCGGCAGGGCGGTCCGCTGGCGCTGTGGGACGACATCGAGCACGCGCTCACCGCCTGGCAGGCCGCCGGACGCCCCGACATCAGCACCGTGCGGCTCCGCGTCACCCCCAGCTCTCACACCTACTGGA